The DNA window atagtgaGGCTGCTGCGAGGAGGCACAGCGTTTGTCAAATACAAGTAACCGTGCGCGATTAACATCACCGTCGACTCCGAAAGAACGGACATCGAATCCCCACCCCTCCCCGAAATCAAAAAACATCGTGCGAGCAACCCCTGATCAAAGGCTACCCGATCGTTACAACAAATCGGTATTTAACACAGCTCCTTATGAATAAACCTAACGAGACATGAAACATCGAGTCACGTTTCAACGTGTCCTCGATGATACTGTCTCCCTCCCTCGCTCTGTGTCTTTGTGTTGTGTACCGTGTGTCTGCGGACCACCGACTTCCGGCGACTCGGGAGAACGTCCTGTATCGTCACCGGAAGTGGAGGAACGCTTAAAAAAATCATTCAAGCGTGTCGTCACGCTCGCGAACGAAGCTCTTTCAATCAAGATCATCGAGATCGCCGATCTAAAAGCGTTCGCCGGCGAGCATTAAAACCGATGAAGTGCATGATACGCGTCAGACATATCATAAAAGGAAATGCAAACTTATATCCTCCCCGTCACAACGTCGCAGGtcgataaaaaaataaaggGAAACCAATCGAACGAACAAAGATACGCCCGCTGTTTCGTGCTAAAATAGAGCTCCGCTTTCGTCATGCTTAAACCGCGCATAGGACCCTCTCAAACCATATTCTCTTTGGCGCGGTGAcattctcactctctctcatCGAACATTCGCGGAGTATGCAACACATTATGCTCTAGTTTACAAGTATGCGCCGTCTAAGCCGAACAAAATTGTACGTCGACACTACCGAAATAATACAAACGATACAAATGGTTCACTGAGGAAACAGCGTAGCGCCTCCGCGCTCATgctccctttctttctttctctctctctttctctctctctctctctctctagctcgCTTTCTCTCGATTTTATTCTCTTCTGACTCTCGTCCAACGCACAAGATCGAACGAAACGAGAAAGGCAGCCAGGAAACCGCAACTTGCGCGACAGAACATCGACGACAGCGTCGGAGCACGTTGTTGCCAGGCGATTCCCATTTTGTTTTTGACTCTTTCACTCCATCTTCGACGCCGTCGAAACTGTGTTGCAATCGCGATTCCACACGGGCAGTTCCGAAGGGGGCAATCGCTGCTTAGGACGGATTGTCAGAAAGTGAAATGTTGAAGAACGACCGTGTATCGCGCCGAGAGTTCAGTCAATCTTTTCTCCTCAGTTTACTtttcttcttctgtttctttctattttttttttttttgtttgttactTTCGGTTTTTCCCTTTGTCAAAGCCCTAACGGGTCAGCGAGTGTGCGAGTGCGTCATTGCGGTTTTCGTAGTCGACAGCAGCATCGTGAGAGGCCCCCTTCGTTCGTAGTAAAAAGATCGCGGGGATTCGAACGCGTAGGATCTATGGTGTGCTTTCTCTTTCCCGTTTCGTTCGATCCTCTTCTCGTTCTTCTTTAGCAACCCCTTGGAAATTCGAGCGAGGTCTCCTTCTTCTATCTTTTGCTTTTTCTCTTGATagctttctctcttttcctctttcgCTCTCTGTTTCTttgctttttctctctttctttctctcgttttCTAGCCTTGAGTTGCAACAGAGACAGAATTTACTCGGTGAACCACAAACCGGAAGGTTGATATTGATGTTTGGCCGGCGATAGCGGAGCCAATCCGTATACGGCCGTTGGCTGCATATGTGCAGGCAGTGGATGCGCTGCATGACTCGCGAGCAACGGTCTGGCCGAGCTGTGATGAGCTGGTGGTGGCAACGCTCGACTAGAATCATACAACGTTAATGGAGACGAGCTGGAAAAAACGGGATAATCAACGTTAGAAACTCTCCGTAAAGCTCTATAAAAAAAGGGAAATGAAACATTGTataatttgttcttttttttttttttgagctcGCTCTTCAACTCTCGAGTCAGAGGGTTCACTGGTCGCTCGTCGGTTCGAGAACAGACTCGCGGAAACGAGCAAAATTCGAAAATCGTTACAAAAATCTTGTCTCTTTAACACTTTCCCCTTAACCGCGTCATAGATGCAAAGACACAGCTGCTTTCAGtacgttttttaaaaaatttattctattcaTTTCGCATTAGAGAATGCCTCATATCGAAAACATGAATTTTATGGATTGCAAGCAATAAAAAATCTGGCACAGGTCAAAAAAGTGACCCAGCATAGGTTccaaatattttgatttttgcaTATActcttattttcaaaatataaatcgacaaaatattcaattttcaaaatataataGTGACCAAAGAAAGAGAATTCGGAGCATTTTTGTGACGATTCCAAAAAAGAAAACACACTGCTAAAAAAATATGCTACCTGGGTAACCAGGTACTTGGTTgctcaaaaaaatatttttgctcgTCCCTGCCACAGTCTGCAGCGTTAAAAAAAGGCGCACCCAAGTATATTTTCTAGTTGGAACATTCAAAATAACGTTGAGAATAAGACAGTGCAATTGCAAAGTTTGTGGGACTTTGAAATCTCTGCGCTGATTTTAGTAAGacatttttgaaattgactCTTCAGATGCGCCCTGTTGAACGCTGAACGCGAAAATCGGGTAATCGATAGGCTTTTCCTGCCGACGTCATAGATCTATTATGCCTACGACTCGTTACTGCAATTGTCTAGACTAATTGTATCTTCTCTGTACCGGGTCGTTGTATAAGTATTTTTGTCTCGCGTGTTTAATCCAATTTCGAGTCGTTATTGCAATTATACTTAAACCGTGGTTTGTTACGGTCGGTTAAAGGAATCGTCTTCGAAACTCGTCAATGCGCAATATCAATTGAAAACATAATCCAATACAAATTGAAAACGGCAGCAATACTGATCCCCGATTAAATGGAAATTGAAGTGCACGGTAGAATATAATGAGAATATGATACACTGAACTTTACAAATTTACTGTACAAAAGAGTGTGAAACACAATAAAACAGAAGCTTGTCTACCGAAATCAGTAATTTACCTTTCTATTTAAATAATACCGACAGAGACAATTTCCGCCAGGAATCTCTCCGCTTTGCAGAATATCAGCGATCTAGCTAACAGATACGAATATTGCATCAAAACCGTAAAGCCACTTGCTCAACGACCCGATGCAACGTGTCACGCGACGATCGTATCGCTGGCTGACATAATTCGTGCTCGTGTAATGTAACGTTGCGACTTATGAATTATCCGACTCATTTACAAATCCAAAGAATCGCGTGGTGCAGAAGAAGGGTATCGATTATCCGATCGAGCGGTTCTCTGTGTGCATGCGATAGAGAAAACGAGATAATAACAAGATACAGTGTGCGCGTAACGGGTCACATGGCTCTAGATCGTTGCCAAAAAACATGTCTACTCGTACGATCACAATAAAGGTGAACAAACAACATTACTGGGTAGAGATAACGGAACAACTACAGTCTTGCCTCGATAACTGTCGCGAGAGCATATACTCCTTCAATTTTTTCTCCGAAAAATTCGCagatgtttcaaacaaaattacATCTTTTTAGGGGGTCGGTGAAAACGTGAGTAGATAACGTTGGAGGGCGGGGACGATGATGATACAGGATCCTGGCTGAGCAGAGAAGGATTCAAGGATCCAGCAGGGTCTCTATACACTTTCTTACTTCAATCATATTTTCTTAGTCACTTTTCTTGATGCATAGACGCGTTGAATGGGGGCACAGTTGATGATAACGGGACGCGACAGTTATCGAAGCAGCATCGTGTAGctaaaacgaaaatataataaatggtaCACACATGCATGCATCAACTAGGTGTCTAGGTACCCACCCGGGTGTGAATCCCTGATAGGTGGGCACTTGTTGCTGCTGGATAGCAGTGGGAGCCTGAGAAGGCGCGGCGGTTACGTACACCGGGGGTGGCACGGCATGGGCTCTTGAACGCACATGGGCGTACTCCTGGTACAGGGGTTGTCCCAGATGCTGGGCACTTCCTATTACAGGCCCCCCTGCAGGACTTCTGCCCCCGCCACCGCCCCCAGGACTCAGGTGGGCCGGATGCCCATGATGACTGTGGGTATGACCCGGATGGGCTGCCGAACCCACCACCTGGCTCTGCCTACAAAACCCAAAACAAAATCCAACCCTTCGTTATGCAATTCCCATGCGGCATTTACTTACTGTACGGTAACAGAAGTCTCTCTGTAACAGAGGACCCAGAGACCAAACCGACACCGTGCGACGAACTTTTCCTTGCagctttctctctgtctctctctctcttttctcgcaAGGAAAGATCATCAACCGGGAAATGCAGGAAATTTTTTACGAGCGAAGCTTGGACTATGCTCTAGGCAGTGCTGCGTGACAGTGTAAGATTGTGGAAAATGGTACTGAACCATCTACCATGTAAGCGAGATGGACTTAggtaaataatatttatgagACCCTTAGGTAATGATTGATTCAACGTCACCCGTTGAACTAGGAAGAAATAAGTATGGCTAACGGAAGACATATGTCCTCAACTGAACTAACTGCAAAGGTTCCGATACTTTAGAGGTACGCAGAGCATGCAATTTatttatgtatagtatttaacccttggcactcgaaatggcgactgtaaggcgccactaaaaattgctgtatcgttaatcaaaatattttttacatgattaaatttgtttgtatttaataaattactaaacacttcagtattgtacgagtaaattgcaccgttttcgtatgtataacatgaaaaaaatatataaaagggaaatattctaggtcggaagaaatgtttcgttttggagttaaaatagcttcgagtgaaAAGGGTTAATACGTGAAAAAATTGTGGTATTTTTGTACTGAAAATAGTACAAAACGTTCTATAAGTATTCGTAGAAATAGCGTCTCGAAAAGATTGAAGATTGCATAGCATTATTTCATTGAATTCAAAATAATCCTTTCTATTTCAGATGACTTTTCAGAATCAGATGTCTCTTCACCGGTTTAAAAAAAGCACCCTAGTTGGCAATCACCGTAGTCTATGTTTGTTTGGATGTTCAAACTAAAATGGACGAATCTAACCAAAAGAAGCTTGCCCTAAAACATTTTCAAAGGTCAATTTGTAGAAAGTAATCGATGATGTAGTAAATGCTCTAGGTGCTGTACATATGTCCAAAGTCTCGCGGTTTCCGTGATTTCCAGGATGAAGATCTCCCCTCGGTTTTCtgatcgtttttttttctttctttttatcgtGGAGTTCGTGTTCATTTGATTTCTCTGTGATTGGATGTTAACAAAGAGAAGATCATGCTGTCTACTTGCCCTGATAACTGTGTACTTAGTCCGTCTCGACAGCGTGCGACAGCGAGCTGCCAGGTGATCATCGGTTTGGTCGTTTTgtcaatttgaaaaaagaaaacctACATGCAATCTCGATATCTACGTGCacacgaattctcactcgtaAGCTAATCTAACTTCTCTGTCTCTAGGGTCTTTCTAGGTCTGTGGTCAGGTGTACGGTGCATGCTTCGATTCGTAGGTGTGTCTCTGATTAGAATATGTGTGTGAGTGCATGTGATATCTTTGTCTCTGTGTGCATGTTTATGTGGTTTTGTTATACAAATCTGGACACATGCTGTGGACGATCCTCACCTGTACTGATGCACAGTGTTCGCCACCGCCCATTTCTGGTGCTCTCGCGAATGAGCAGCAGGAGGTTGAACGTACTCGTGCTTGTACTCAGCCCTCTTGCCAGGCCACGATACCCGCTTGTCCGTGCCGGTCGTATACACGATATGCTGCTCTTGGAGGTGAGGATGCGCGCTACTCGTGGTCACATACTGCAAGAAGTAGTCATGCATGTCATAGGCATCATCCTAGAAAACAATTTCCAAAAAGAAAGATTACTAAAACAGGGGAGAAGGCGTCCGTGCCAATTTGTGCTAGTCTGGACCCTGTTGCCGGCGTCTCTCTTCAAAGAACTCTTAGAGGAATAGCTCACCGACAGATAGAaataaatgttgaaaaaaaaaagatcagaAATAATAGTGGAAGAAattattcaaaagaaaaatcaaaatagATTGTTGGATTTAACATGTTATCTACGCGAGGTCTTATTAATAGGACTCTCAATTATACTATAccgaaagaaaattttaaaatatttttctcacgtaacaatctcaaacgaaattattagattactgCTAGATTACTAACCATgaacttaaaaaaattataatgtgTTGAGTAGCATTGAACCTAGTGGGTGAGACGCTGATATGGGGTTGAACGCGAAGTGTGTCAGGTCTTTGTGTAGCATTTCTAGCCGTAAATAATTacaattgtattaaattttaacataatttaatAGCTACTAGCTAACATAGCACTCGGTGCATTGTTGAACAGCTTCCGTTCAACCCCTTTTGCCGAGGGCAACATGACCGTTGTTTCAATCTTCTGAACAACGAGAAAGAATAAAGATACTGAAGAGAAGTTAGAGCAAATTTTAACCTGATAGGTCGGTGGCTCTTTGCAGGCTGGCGCGTGACACGGATGTGGGGCAAGGTACTCGACACCGGGCTCCGGTTTCGTCGCGACATTCACCATGTTACACTCGGACTGTACTTTAGCCAATAACCGTTTCTTCTGCGACTGCGAGGAGTATCCAGAGCTACTGCTGCAAGGATCAAACGATTAGAAAACTGTACATTTACATGTACAATTAACAATTAACACGTCAACTGCCGTGATGGTCACCAGTGACCGCCAGCTATTGacttgcataaaaataattgtcataattagactgcggatctttatgcgaaataaaatttgtctgtaACAATTGCAAGAAATGCGAGCCAGAGACGCAttcaattctttctttaatagtttcaatacgttgaaaatagtatattatCCTTAttcttcaatcatttcaatttttaaaccgTTTTAAATTGCGCCAACCCACTTTTactataaattcataaaatccgcagtttagtcatAATACTAGTATTACTGAATATCAATGTATTCGTTCTGAGACGAATTAATTTACGGTGTAATGTGGATACTTCATTAGcaagtaaataataataattattaatagccCCGACCGCTTATACGAATGAAATAAGCAAGACTCGCATAAAACACTCGAAACATGCGCGGCGGTCATCGTGTTAATTAGAGCAGTCCATTTGGTCCATCTAGATAGCTACCTGCTGACATGATGTTGCTGTTGAGGCTCGTGTTTAATTAACTGCGTGGTCTGTTGATGTTGGGGATGCTGAGGTAAGTGTTGGTACAGGTGAGTGTGCGCTCGGCCAGGACTAGCTTCGCCGTCGCTGTCGCCGACGGTGACGCAGCTGATGATGTTCTTCCTCTGCGTCCTCTGCGACGTGCTATGCGACGTGCTATGCGACGTGCTATGCGCCGTCACGTGTCCGTTCGTGTGGGACTGGGTGGTCGAGTGTGTTTGCTGCATCGGTTGCACCACCCTGGGCGTCGACTGCGTGCTGTAAATGGAGAACACCTCTGATTAATAAACGACAACATGATCGAGCTGGTGATGAAACCCGGCTAGATCTCATGTGGCAGGTTACAACGTGTAGGAAAAATGGTACTGAACGCTGCAGGTCAATAGTGTTAGTCTGCGATCGGAACGATGTCGATTCTTCAAGCTCCGCaaccgtgtttttttttttgcatcaaAAACCACCCACACATTATAGGCATCGACAGTATGCAATCGTTTGCTCTACACAGGACTGCGTCGCGACGCAAAGCGCGTTAATGCTCTTAATCCCACAAGTACAAGGACATAGGTCTCTATCTACAAAGCGTTACATAGGCCGCGGTTTCTCAGCGATTGTTTAACCAACCGGGTGATGTATTGATGAGGTCGTGTGATTTTGCGGTGTGCTTATTACGTTACAGTATAATGTACCTTCGAATGACTTCCTCGCGGACTGGACGTCCATCGCCAGACAGGCGAGTTGCCAAATTTTGACAGGCTCCGCACTGGCGATCTCCACAGCTGTCAATGATATTCATGCATGATTCCACTACTTTCTAGTCTACCGGTAGGAGAATACGCTAAAGTAAAATATACAATATCCACGGTACTCTAAACACGCACGAAACTCCAAGATACAAATATGTACTGCGAGACGAGAGTGAACTCGTACACGAGATACATGTTCGCAAAAAGCGCTGTACGAAATTTCGAAGCAAAAATAATAGCGAGACTAACTCGGCCTGGAGAGAGGACACCGTGTACACTCGTTCGAAGAGGAACAAGAGACTGTCGTCCTCCGGTCGGTTTTTAATCACAACGAGCTTCTAGCTATAGATCTAAACGCTCTACCCTGACGTCGAAATCGTCGGGGTGATCACTCACCATTTGCCAGGTGTTTCGTCCTCGCTATCACTGATCGTGATAACGGAGACCGCCGGCGACGGTGTATCGTGGATAGTGATGGTTTGCTGCCGACCGGACGTGATCTGATGGTGTTCTATGTTGTGACTACTGCTGTGTTTGCTGCTATGGTGGTGTTGCTGGATAGGCTGCTGCTGCCAATGGCCGCCGCTCGGCGAATGCCGTCTCATGTTGCTCGGCGGTGTGCTTTCCTTCACCCTCTTCTTCACAGGACTCAGCTGTTGCGTCTCCTTCTTGTGCTCGTGCCTGTGCTGCGACTGTTGTGGCACCGTCACGTGATGTTGATGGTGTTTCGCGTTACGTTTCGCCCAGCTCTGAGGATGCTCGACGAGGGCACTGGTGTTGTATACCTCGGTGACAGGAAACACTGGCCGCTGATCCTTCCCCAAAACAAGGGAGCTTAGTTAAAACACCGTTCGGTAGATCGCGTGGCGGCGTCTATCTTGACAGGCTTACCTGCAGGATGGCGGAACTGTCCACGATCAGAGGTCTTCCCCAATCTCCAGCGTCGCTCAACAGTGGTTGCTGGATCGCTGTATGCTGCGGTGGCAACTGCTGCCACGATGGCACGATGGCAGCCATCTGACGACTCCCTCCGGGCCAGGACGTCTGCACAGCGTTCTGTGGTTAACAGGTGGTGTTACGTTTCGGCCGGGTGCAAGCGCTACttctagattgcggattttacgcattcaaGCTTCCTTTGACTAGGGACTCCCTCAAGTGACAGCTTCAggtctttatgaaactttgcgAGGACGTAGTTCTTGCAAAAATGTTAGACACTTATTTTTAAGGTAGCCAGGGTTCATATTGAGGAGCGAAAACAACTCTCAATGTTGAGAGTGAGGAGAGTCATTGATGTTCACACTCAACTTCAAAGAGTGTCTTCACCATTTCAGTATGCACCATGACTGTCCACAGAAATATGTGTGAAATATTCTTCCGAAAACTACCTTCTCccaaagtttcgtaaaaaacgGAGAGATTATCGCTTCAGTGTGTCCTCTTGTAAGTGAAGTTTATGTAGAGCTGTGCATACTTTGCTTAACACGTTCGTGGACCAGTATTTATGTCAGCAATAGTTGTCCTAGTGACAATATTCTATTAAATGTAACGTATCTTCTTGTAAAATATGAGAGAAGATATTGTCATAGGAAAGTTAAAAGTGTCCTGAATATCATGCTATGtgtgtaaattataaatattaacatgcatgaaatttatttgattttcttCATGTGATGTACAAAATCGTGATCGTCACACGTACGTATGCGTCGCTGGTTACGAACGTGTTCATTTATAGTATATTATAATAGCtgcagaagaatttaaaattgcTATTATAACCACCCCAGTTTATTCAAATtgatagaagaagaaataaatgtctaccagacttcaaataattttttgaccGAATATCCGCATTCTAGTCACACCGGTGGCATAACAGAGTGTTAGTGAATTACCGTTAGCAACATTTGGCGGCCAGTTTCCACCATGGACACGGGAACAGCCGCATATTGTTGTTGGGCGGCTGCAGCCGCTGCTGCAACGGCCTGCTGCGATATGATGGATGGCTGGATCTGCAGCGGGCCTTGTTGCGCTTGCGGAGGCTGTGGATAGACCCACGGTATGATTGAACGATCACGAACGAACGGTTAAATACGCGACGAGTCGGAATGATAGTCAGTAATATCGCATTTACTTGTGCAACAACTACGTGTTTTGCAGGACTTGGCATCGTCTGATAACTGGGTGGATGACAAAGTAGACCGGGCACCAACTGATGCGGAAAGTCGTGCACCCCGCTTCGTCCACTATTTGATCCGCTAGACGAGCTACTGTACTGAGTCGCACGACGACTACTGTTACTGTATATTTGATACTAAAAGAAAGAATAACAGCATGACACACCAACTAAACCTTGTGTCGGTGAGATGCTGGGCTGGTGCATAATTCGTGTCGGTTTCTGTTAGCATCCTTCGTTTGATGTGTTTGTCTTACTTTACTTGGCAATGAAATCATTCTGCCATTCAGTTCCGATTTACGACAGTTGGAGATGACTTCAATGAATGAATAGTCAAAGTGCATTCAAAATCAGCATGTATCGCTTCGAAATAACTTGACCTTTTTGCCAAGCAAATCAACAGTAGTAGTGTTCACGTAGTTCTTGAAGAAACAAAGTTACTGTAGCAGATAGTGATTGCTAGATTGCGGAtctaaatgcaaaataaaaattttcttcgtcaatTGTAATTCACAGAAGCGAAATACAAACTCCttgttttcttaaaaaattgtataaagtcGAAAATAGTACATACTAATATCCGTAGTCTATTGATCACGTTTCATTTTCTAATAGATTTAGGTTGAACGCGAACCAACATTGATTATGCGCCAGCACACCAGATGTATCGGGGAACAGAAATTATGTCAATGATGAGATAAATCAAAAGTATGAATCGAACTGAATTATTCTGTTTGACTGCATGAATAGGAGGtagtcttcgtcgtcgtcgtttacgAACCAGATTGTCGTATCCCGTTTGAGCGGTGCGATGCTCCCTGACCAATCGTTGGACTTGATTGGTCAGCTGGTTGTTGAAGGTGAAGGTGACAGCGCTGCCGTTCGTCGTCGGCACGAAATTCGCAACCAACGACGTCGGCGGGGGTGGCTGAGGCGCTGGGGGTGCTTGGTGATGCGCAGGGCTTGCCGTGAAGTCGCCCGCCCGCCGGCAAACCTCCATCATCTGGACGGAAGCCTTGACGTTGTTACAGTGTGCATAATCGACTAAATGCGCCAGGGTGACAAACGCGTGGTTCAGAGCCTCCCCGGGTGTTATTCGGCGCTCCTGCAAACCAAAAACGCTCCGTAAAGAATACAGTCGTGCCACAAAACATGCGTACAAAAtatgtacgatttttatgaaaatatatCCGCATTATCATGAGGTATGTCTCTTGAGggaacagtgatttctctatatatatcgccaaggcctggatgataaacattACGGAATTATccacactaccgcggggtatacatcGTGGAATGTAAACatgacacggctcgggtatgtctcctggacgatacacgacgctggcaagactcgtgttgttgacataccccgagaattcactgtatacctcttaatcatttctttatgaattttttactAACCTATTGGTAACCTTCTCAGATTAGAATGGTACCAAATAGGATATAATTATGCTTTGTACGTCCGGTTTGAGTCCCCAAATTACATAACTGTAGTTCTTTCTTTTAAGTAGAATGCGGATTTAATATAATCTTGATGATAAAAGGAATTCAAGAGTATCGATATAGCACCGCCAACTTATTAGaactattaaaagaagaaacaaatttttatttggtttcaGTACCTTGTAATTggtgcagaacatttttatttagcatattaatccgcaatctacttataAGAGACAACATGAACTAGATATTACTACCTGGTCCATCGTGAGCATCCTCTTTAAGAGGTCAATGAACTCTCTTCTATCCGCTTTCTCAGCCAGCAGCTGACCACCCTCCAGATCAGTGGGGACGTTCACCTGACCGATATCGTCGAGacagttaaaaatatattttctcgcCTCCTTCGACTTGATACCAGTCTCGGCCTCGTGTTCTTCAGGTGTTTTCAGTCGCCAAAACGGATATGTGCCTGGAAAATTCATGTGAACGTGTACTATACAATCCTGAAAGTAAAGCAtaagggtgttcgactacataTGTTGAATATTTTGACACTTTATCTActggaagcctattaataggattttcactAACTGTGCTGTACCAAAAGAAAGCTTAAAAACCATATTTTATATAACAATCTTAAGCAAAATTATCAGATCACTATAGTGGGGGTGAGTTGCTGTTGTAGGAGCTATTAAAAAATCTTTAGCTAGCTTTAGTTAATATGTACATAGTGTAGTTGAACACCCTGTAGGATATGGTTTGTATTGGTACACTTACTGTCCATGTCCCTATAAAAGAATTTGGTGGTTTTGCTGGCGTTGTTCAACATGTGCTCCGTCGGTAGGCCTTGCGTCTGACTAATGTATCGGATCTGATCGTATTCCGAGCTGCCGGGGTACAGAGGCCATCCTAAAAACAACTCCGCAACCACACAGCCGAGCGACCACATATCTATCGCTTCACAATACG is part of the Halictus rubicundus isolate RS-2024b chromosome 3, iyHalRubi1_principal, whole genome shotgun sequence genome and encodes:
- the Hipk gene encoding homeodomain interacting protein kinase isoform X4; the encoded protein is MCDMFIQTQQTSSVNGSSSSGSSSSSNNTVHHHSKKRKLEYNVSQPVIQHALVQSTGDYQLDNTGLQQRYSVNGANTAFSSLHNNNNALQKSSPNQQTLVRASTIKLLDTYQRCSQKRKTWSREGNADGLAVHSANATNAVGSTVVSQHHTQQQQQLQQQQQQQQQQQQQQQQQHKQTGMTAHSKQVTNAANGGGGGSNPQGDGDYQLVQHEVLYSMTNQYEVLEFLGRGTFGQVVKCWKKGTNEIVAIKILKNHPSYARQGQIEVSILSRLSQENADEFNFVRAYECFQHKSHTCLVFEMLEQNLYDFLKQNKFSPLPLKYIRPILQQVLTALLKLKQLGLIHADLKPENIMLVDPVRQPYRVKVIDFGSASHVSKAVCNTYLQSRYYRAPEIILGLPYCEAIDMWSLGCVVAELFLGWPLYPGSSEYDQIRYISQTQGLPTEHMLNNASKTTKFFYRDMDSTYPFWRLKTPEEHEAETGIKSKEARKYIFNCLDDIGQVNVPTDLEGGQLLAEKADRREFIDLLKRMLTMDQVERRITPGEALNHAFVTLAHLVDYAHCNNVKASVQMMEVCRRAGDFTASPAHHQAPPAPQPPPPTSLVANFVPTTNGSAVTFTFNNQLTNQVQRLVREHRTAQTGYDNLYQIYSNSSRRATQYSSSSSGSNSGRSGVHDFPHQLVPGLLCHPPSYQTMPSPAKHVVVAQPPQAQQGPLQIQPSIISQQAVAAAAAAAQQQYAAVPVSMVETGRQMLLTTSWPGGSRQMAAIVPSWQQLPPQHTAIQQPLLSDAGDWGRPLIVDSSAILQDQRPVFPVTEVYNTSALVEHPQSWAKRNAKHHQHHVTVPQQSQHRHEHKKETQQLSPVKKRVKESTPPSNMRRHSPSGGHWQQQPIQQHHHSSKHSSSHNIEHHQITSGRQQTITIHDTPSPAVSVITISDSEDETPGKCCGDRQCGACQNLATRLSGDGRPVREEVIRSTQSTPRVVQPMQQTHSTTQSHTNGHVTAHSTSHSTSHSTSQRTQRKNIISCVTVGDSDGEASPGRAHTHLYQHLPQHPQHQQTTQLIKHEPQQQHHVSSSSSGYSSQSQKKRLLAKVQSECNMVNVATKPEPGVEYLAPHPCHAPACKEPPTYQDDAYDMHDYFLQYVTTSSAHPHLQEQHIVYTTGTDKRVSWPGKRAEYKHEYVQPPAAHSREHQKWAVANTVHQYRQSQVVGSAAHPGHTHSHHGHPAHLSPGGGGGGRSPAGGPVIGSAQHLGQPLYQEYAHVRSRAHAVPPPVYVTAAPSQAPTAIQQQQVPTYQGFTPGWVPRHLVDACISSPLTLYDSSRALPPPAHHSSARPLLASHAAHPLPAHMQPTAVYGLAPLSPAKHQYQPSGLWFTE
- the Hipk gene encoding homeodomain interacting protein kinase isoform X1; this encodes MCDMFIQTQQTSSVNGSSSSGSSSSSNNTVHHHSKKRKLEYNVSQPVIQHALVQSTGDYQLDNTGLQQRYSVNGANTAFSSLHNNNNALQKSSPNQQTLVRASTIKLLDTYQRCSQKRKTWSREGNADGLAVHSANATNAVGSTVVSQHHTQQQQQLQQQQQQQQQQQQQQQQQHKQTGMTAHSKQVTNAANGGGGGSNPQGDGDYQLVQHEVLYSMTNQYEVLEFLGRGTFGQVVKCWKKGTNEIVAIKILKNHPSYARQGQIEVSILSRLSQENADEFNFVRAYECFQHKSHTCLVFEMLEQNLYDFLKQNKFSPLPLKYIRPILQQVLTALLKLKQLGLIHADLKPENIMLVDPVRQPYRVKVIDFGSASHVSKAVCNTYLQSRYYRAPEIILGLPYCEAIDMWSLGCVVAELFLGWPLYPGSSEYDQIRYISQTQGLPTEHMLNNASKTTKFFYRDMDSTYPFWRLKTPEEHEAETGIKSKEARKYIFNCLDDIGQVNVPTDLEGGQLLAEKADRREFIDLLKRMLTMDQVERRITPGEALNHAFVTLAHLVDYAHCNNVKASVQMMEVCRRAGDFTASPAHHQAPPAPQPPPPTSLVANFVPTTNGSAVTFTFNNQLTNQVQRLVREHRTAQTGYDNLYQIYSNSSRRATQYSSSSSGSNSGRSGVHDFPHQLVPGLLCHPPSYQTMPSPAKHVVVAQPPQAQQGPLQIQPSIISQQAVAAAAAAAQQQYAAVPVSMVETGRQMLLTNAVQTSWPGGSRQMAAIVPSWQQLPPQHTAIQQPLLSDAGDWGRPLIVDSSAILQDQRPVFPVTEVYNTSALVEHPQSWAKRNAKHHQHHVTVPQQSQHRHEHKKETQQLSPVKKRVKESTPPSNMRRHSPSGGHWQQQPIQQHHHSSKHSSSHNIEHHQITSGRQQTITIHDTPSPAVSVITISDSEDETPGKCCGDRQCGACQNLATRLSGDGRPVREEVIRSTQSTPRVVQPMQQTHSTTQSHTNGHVTAHSTSHSTSHSTSQRTQRKNIISCVTVGDSDGEASPGRAHTHLYQHLPQHPQHQQTTQLIKHEPQQQHHVSSSSSGYSSQSQKKRLLAKVQSECNMVNVATKPEPGVEYLAPHPCHAPACKEPPTYQDDAYDMHDYFLQYVTTSSAHPHLQEQHIVYTTGTDKRVSWPGKRAEYKHEYVQPPAAHSREHQKWAVANTVHQYRQSQVVGSAAHPGHTHSHHGHPAHLSPGGGGGGRSPAGGPVIGSAQHLGQPLYQEYAHVRSRAHAVPPPVYVTAAPSQAPTAIQQQQVPTYQGFTPGWVPRHLVDACISSPLTLYDSSRALPPPAHHSSARPLLASHAAHPLPAHMQPTAVYGLAPLSPAKHQYQPSGLWFTE